A stretch of the Malus sylvestris chromosome 10, drMalSylv7.2, whole genome shotgun sequence genome encodes the following:
- the LOC126586384 gene encoding coatomer subunit gamma, translated as MAQPLVKKDDDRDDEEYSPFLGIEKGAVLQEARVFNDPQLDARRCSQVITKLLYLLNQGETFTKVEATEVFFSVTKLFQSRDIGLRRMVYLIIKELSPSADEVIIVTSSLMKDMNSKTDMYRANAIRVLCRITDGTLLTQIERYLKQAIVDKNPVVASAALVSGIHLLQTNPEIVKRWSNEVQEAVQSRAALVQFHALALLHQIRQNDRLAVSKLVTSLTRGTVRSPLAQCLLIRYTSQVIRESGNAQAGDRPFYDYLEACLRHKAEMVILEAARAITELHGVTPRELTPAITVLQLFLSSSKPVLRFAAVRTLNKVAMTHPVPVTNCNIDMESLISDQNRSIATLAITTLLKTGNESSVDRLMKQITNFMSDIADEFKIVVVEAIRSLCLKFPLKFRALMNFLSNILREEGGFEYKKAIVDSIVILIRDIPDAKESGLLHLCEFIEDCEFTYLSTQILHFLGIEGPKTSDPSKYIRYIYNRVHLENATVRASAVSTLAKFGAMVDSLKPRVFILLRRCLFDSDDEVRDRATLYLNTLGGDGSVVETDNDVKDFLFGSLDVPLVNLETSLKNYEASEEPFDINSVPKEVKSQPLAEKKAQSKKPTGLGALPTGPASTVAAYETLLSSIPEFSNFGKLFKSSAPVELTEPETEYAVNVVKHIFDSHVVFQYNCTNTIPEQLLEDVIVVVDASEAEEFSEVASRSLRSLPYDTPGQTFLAFEKPEGVPAVGKFTNLLRFIVKEVDPTTGEAEEDGVEDEYQLEDLEVVAADYILKVPVFNFKNAWDSMGADFERVDEYGLGPRENLTEAVNAVINLLGMQPCEGTEVVASNSRSHTCVLSGVYIGNVKVLVRLLFGIDSSSKEVAMKLTVRSEDGAVSDAIHEIVASG; from the exons ATGGCTCAGCCTCTCGTGAAGAAGGACGACGATCGCGACGACGAAG AGTACTCTCCGTTTCTGGGGATTGAGAAGGGTGCTGTTCTTCAGGAAGCGAGGGTTTTTAATGATCCTCAACTCGACGCTAGAAGATGCTCCCAG GTTATCACAAAGCTTTTGTATCTACTGAACCAGGGGGAAACCTTTACAAAG GTTGAAGCTACAGAAGTTTTCTTTTCCGTGACCAAGCTTTTCCAATCGAGAGATATAGGATTGAGGAGAATGGTTTATCTGATCATAAAAGAGTTGTCCCCCTCTGCAGATGAG GTTATTATTGTGACAAGCTCCCTGATGAAGGATATGAATAGTAAAACAGACATGTATCGGGCAAATGCCATCCGTGTCCTCTGTCGGATTACAGATGGAACCCTTCTTACCCAGATTGAGCGGTATCTGAAACAAGCCATTGTTGATAAGAATCCAGTGGTTGCAAGTGCAGCTCTAGTCAGTGGGATCCATCTGCTCCAG ACTAACCCAGAGATTGTCAAAAGATGGAGTAATGAGGTTCAGGAAGCTGTCCAGTCAAGAGCAGCCCTTGTACAGTTTCATGCACTGGCTTTACTTCATCAG ATACGACAGAATGACCGTCTTGCTGTTAGCAAGTTGGTTACCAGCTTGACGAGGGGGACTGTCCGCTCTCCATTGGCCCAGTGCCTTTTGATTCGTTATACTAGTCAG GTTATCCGCGAGTCTGGAAATGCACAAGCGGGCGACCGTCCCTTTTACGATTATCTTGAGGCTTGTCTTCGCCACAAAGCAGAGATGGTGATTTTGGAGGCTGCTAGAGCAATTACAGAGCTCCATGGTGTGACCCCCAGAGAACTTACTCCAGCAATCACTGTTCTGCAGCTATTTCTAAGCTCTTCGAAACCAGTTCTAAGATTTGCTGCTGTCCGCACCTTGAATAAG GTGGCAATGACACATCCAGTGCCTGTCACAAACTGCAACATTGATATGGAGAGTTTGATTTCTGACCAGAACAGAAGCATTGCCACCCTTGCAATCACAACACTTCTGAAGACAGGAAATGAATCAAGTGTGGATCGCTTGATGAAGCAGATAACTAATTTCATGTCAGATATCGCTGACGAGTTCAAAATTGTTGTTGTGGAAGCCATAAGATCGTTGTGTTTGAAATTTCCTTTGAAGTTCAGAGCTCT GATGAACTTTTTGAGCAACATTCTCAGAgaagaaggtggatttgagtaCAAAAAGGCAATTGTTGATTCAATTGTGATTCTCATTAGAGATATCCCTGATGCAAAAGAAAGTGGCTTGCTTCATCTCTGTGAGTTCATCGAAGATTGTGAATTCACCTATCTTTCTACACAG atACTCCACTTTTTGGGCATTGAAGGGCCAAAAACCTCTGATCCAAGCAAGTATATAAGGTATATATATAATCGAGTACATCTTGAGAATGCCACTGTTCGCGCAAGTGCAGTTAGTACATTGGCAAAATTTGGTGCTATGGTTGATTCATTGAAG CCGCGAGTGTTTATTCTGCTGCGACGATGTCTctttgacagtgatgatgag GTTCGTGATAGGGCAACACTCTATCTAAATACGCTTGGAGGAGATGGTTCAGTTGTTGAGACTGACAATGATGTAAAGGACTTCCTCTTTGGGTCTCTGGATGTCCCACTTGTCAATCTGGAGACAAGTTTGAAGAATTAT GAGGCTTCGGAAGAACCATTTGACATTAATTCTGTACCCAAGGAGGTTAAGTCGCAGCCACTTGCTGAGAAGAAAGCTCAAAGTAAAAAGCCAACTGGTCTTGGTGCTCTTCCAACTGGCCCTGCATCCACAGTTGCTGCTTATGAGACATTGCTTTCCTCTATTCCGGAGTTTTCAAACTTTGGGAAACTATTCAAG TCCTCAGCACCTGTGGAGTTAACAGAGCCAGAAACTGAATATGCAGTTAATGTTGTTAAGCACATTTTTGATAGCCATGTTGTGTTCCAGTACAACTGCACCAATACCATTCCCGAACAATTACTGGAAGAT GTCATTGTCGTGGTTGATGCTTCAGAAGCTGAGGAATTTTCTGAAGTGGCATCCAGGTCTCTCAGGTCTCTTCCATATGATACACCTGGACAAACCTTTTTGGCATTTGAGAAGCCAGAAGGTGTCCCTGCAGTTGGAAAATTTACAAACTTGTTGAGGTTCATTGTTAAAGAG GTTGATCCAACCACCGGTGAGGCAGAGGAAGATGGTGTGGAAGATGAATACCAGCTGGAAGATCTTGAGGTTGTCGCTGCAGATTACATTTTGAAGGTTCCAGTCTTCAATTTCAAGAATGCTTGGGATAGCATGGGTGCTGATTTTGAGCGGGTAGATGAATATGGCCTGGGGCCAAGGGAGAACTTGACTGAAGCTGTTAATGCTGTCATCAACCTCCTTGGAATGCAGCCCTGTGAG GGCACAGAGGTCGTTGCCAGCAACTCAAGGTCACACACATGCGTATTGTCCGGTGTGTACATAGGCAATGTGAAGGTTCTTGTGCGGTTGTTATTTGGAATTGACAGTTCATCGAAGGAGGTTGCGATGAAACTTACTGTCAGATCGGAGGATGGAGCTGTCAGTGATGCCATTCATGAGATTGTGGCCAGCGGCTAG
- the LOC126586385 gene encoding putative proline-rich receptor-like protein kinase PERK6 isoform X2, with product MGSSDDQNSSSDSPSSDSSSSSSPTPPSSSSSSSSSTSSSSPSPPSSDSGDSSPSNGSSNSSPPPSNNSNNSSPPSDNNSSNNSNNNNSGNSSSSNSSNNSDNSTDNSSSSNNSKNSPPSNNNSNNSNDNSSNSNNSNNNSNGNSSGNSNSNGNSNDSDNKNNNSNSSDNKNNNNSNSSDNKNNNNNNNNSKNNNSNNNSNSHKSPPQNSNSQKSPSSQNNGGQNDSQSPPKSSQGNWSPKSSENWSPPALGSSSKSHRSSSSDNDGSPPTSHSGSSMPIIVGVVAVAGVLLLVFILLFLACSKRRKKRQTASHLMENPDPYRPNGSGEYWQGGPKSSEHVLNMPPSGRAPNGGWTMTSGGAPPMMSGDMSSSNFSGPHGPPLPPPHPNVAFGFNKSTFTYEELAAATSGFAQAKLIGQGGFGYVHKGVLPNGKEIAVKSLKAGSGQGDREFAAEVEIISRVHHRHLVSLVGYCLAGERKLLVYEFIANNNLEFHLHSADRPPLEWANRVKIALGSAKGLAYLHEDCHPKIIHRDIKAANILIDYSFEAKVADFGLAKLNQENVTHVSTRVMGTFGYLAPEYASSGKLTEKSDVFSFGIMLLELITGRRPVDLSGEYEEDTLVDWARPLCMKAIDTGDYSELLDRRLENNYNQEQVARMVACAAASVRHSAKKRPKMSQIVRALEGDVSMEDLHEGIKGQLGSSGSPSMASSEFEADSYNAKMKGLRKPALMDSTDYPSSEYGATSE from the exons ATGGGGTCCTCTGACGATCAGAACTCGTCATCAGATTCTCCATCGTCTGACTCTTCATCGTCTTCATCGCCAACTCCCCCATCATCGTCATCGTCGTCGTCATCATCGACATCGTCATCATCCCCCTCTCCACCATCATCAGATTCAG GTGACTCATCGCCATCAAACGGCTCGTCAAACAGCTCGCCGCCACCGTCCAATAATTCAAACAACTCGTCGCCTCCCTCCGACAACAATTCGTCCAACAATTCAAACAACAACAATTCGGGTAACTCATCATCTTCCAATAGCTCAAACAACTCGGATAACTCAACGGATAATTCATCGTCTTCCAACAACTCGAAAAACTCGCCTCCTTCCAACAACAACTCGAACAATTCCAACGACAACTCCAGCAAttccaacaattccaacaacaatTCAAATGGAAACTCAAGCGGCAATTCCAACTCAAACGGCAACTCAAATGACTCAGACAACAAAAATAACAACTCAAACAGCTCAGACAACAAAAATAACAACAACTCAAACAGCTCAGACAACaaaaataacaacaacaacaacaacaactcaAAGAACAACAACTCGAACAATAACTCCAATTCCCATAAATCCCCCCCACAAAACTCCAACTCCCAAAAATCTCCCTCTTCCCAGAACAATGGAGGGCAAAATGACTCTCAGTCTCCACCCAAATCATCTCAAGGGAATTGGTCACCGAAATCGTCTGAGAATTGGTCACCCCCAGCACTTGGATCATCAAGCAAGTCACATCGCTCATCATCGTCGGACAATGATGGATCGCCGCCAACTTCGCACTCAGGAAGCTCTATGCCTATAATCGTAGGAGTTGTAGCTGTAGCAGGGGTGTTGTTGCTTGTCTTTATTTTGCTTTTCTTGGCTTGCTctaagagaaggaagaagagacaGACTGCTTCCCACCTCATGGAGAACCCTGATCCATATCGTCCAAATG GAAGTGGTGAATATTGGCAAGGTGGACCTAAAAGCTCCGAGCACGTTCTTAATATGCCTCCTTCTGGCCGTGCTCCCAATGGAGGTTGGACTATGACATCCGGTGGAGCACCCCCCATGATGAGTGGCGATATGAGCTCGTCCAACTTCTCCGGTCCACATGGTCCCCCTCTGCCACCTCCACACCCTAATGTGGCATTCGGGTTCAACAAGAGCACCTTCACCTATGAAGAGTTGGCGGCTGCAACCTCAGGGTTTGCGCAAGCCAAGCTAATAGGCCAAGGTGGCTTTGGGTACGTGCACAAAGGGGTGTTGCCAAATGGAAAGGAAATTGCCGTTAAGAGCCTCAAAGCGGGTAGCGGACAAGGTGACCGTGAATTTGCAGCCGAGGTTGAGATCATTAGCCGTGTTCATCATCGCCACCTTGTGTCGCTTGTTGGGTACTGCCTTGCAGGAGAGCGAAAGCTGTTGGTGTATGAATTTATTGCTAATAACAACCTCGAGTTCCACCTTCACA GCGCGGATCGGCCACCCTTGGAATGGGCCAACAGGGTCAAAATCGCGTTGGGATCGGCTAAAGGGCTTGCTTACTTGCATGAAGACT GTCACCCAAAGATTATCCACCGTGACATTAAAGCTGCAAATATTCTGATTGACTATAGTTTCGAAGCTAAG GTGGCAGATTTTGGACTAGCAAAGCTAAACCAGGAAAATGTCACCCATGTATCAACTCGTGTCATGGGAACATTTGG GTACTTGGCTCCTGAGTACGCATCGAGTGGTAAGCTGACCGAGAAGTCTGACGTCTTCTCTTTTGGTATTATGCTCCTGGAGCTCATCACTGGACGCCGCCCTGTGGACTTGTCTGGGGAATACGAGGAAGATACCTTAGTAGACTGG GCAAGGCCTCTCTGCATGAAAGCAATAGATACTGGGGACTATTCTGAATTGTTGGATCGACGACTAGAGAACAATTACAACCAGGAACAGGTAGCACGCATGGTGGCTTGTGCGGCTGCGAGTGTTCGACACTCTGCGAAGAAGCGTCCGAAAATGAGCCAG ATTGTTCGTGCATTGGAAGGCGACGTCTCAATGGAAGACTTGCACGAGGGGATTAAAGGACAATTGGGGTCGTCTGGCTCTCCTAGTATGGCTTCCTCCGAGTTTGAAGCTGATTCGTATAACGCGAAAATGAAAGGGCTTAGGAAGCCGGCGTTGATGGACAGCACAGATTATCCAAGCAGCGAGTACGGTGCTACAAGCGA GTAG
- the LOC126586385 gene encoding putative proline-rich receptor-like protein kinase PERK6 isoform X1, which produces MGSSDDQNSSSDSPSSDSSSSSSPTPPSSSSSSSSSTSSSSPSPPSSDSGNSDSGSGSSSSPPPSPPKDSSSSGDSSSSGDSSPSNGSSNSSPPPSNNSNNSSPPSDNNSSNNSNNNNSGNSSSSNSSNNSDNSTDNSSSSNNSKNSPPSNNNSNNSNDNSSNSNNSNNNSNGNSSGNSNSNGNSNDSDNKNNNSNSSDNKNNNNSNSSDNKNNNNNNNNSKNNNSNNNSNSHKSPPQNSNSQKSPSSQNNGGQNDSQSPPKSSQGNWSPKSSENWSPPALGSSSKSHRSSSSDNDGSPPTSHSGSSMPIIVGVVAVAGVLLLVFILLFLACSKRRKKRQTASHLMENPDPYRPNGSGEYWQGGPKSSEHVLNMPPSGRAPNGGWTMTSGGAPPMMSGDMSSSNFSGPHGPPLPPPHPNVAFGFNKSTFTYEELAAATSGFAQAKLIGQGGFGYVHKGVLPNGKEIAVKSLKAGSGQGDREFAAEVEIISRVHHRHLVSLVGYCLAGERKLLVYEFIANNNLEFHLHSADRPPLEWANRVKIALGSAKGLAYLHEDCHPKIIHRDIKAANILIDYSFEAKVADFGLAKLNQENVTHVSTRVMGTFGYLAPEYASSGKLTEKSDVFSFGIMLLELITGRRPVDLSGEYEEDTLVDWARPLCMKAIDTGDYSELLDRRLENNYNQEQVARMVACAAASVRHSAKKRPKMSQIVRALEGDVSMEDLHEGIKGQLGSSGSPSMASSEFEADSYNAKMKGLRKPALMDSTDYPSSEYGATSE; this is translated from the exons ATGGGGTCCTCTGACGATCAGAACTCGTCATCAGATTCTCCATCGTCTGACTCTTCATCGTCTTCATCGCCAACTCCCCCATCATCGTCATCGTCGTCGTCATCATCGACATCGTCATCATCCCCCTCTCCACCATCATCAGATTCAGGTAATTCGGATTCAGGTTCAGGTTCAAGTTCATCACCCCCACCATCTCCTCCAAAGGACTCATCATCTTCAGGTGACTCATCCTCCTCAGGTGACTCATCGCCATCAAACGGCTCGTCAAACAGCTCGCCGCCACCGTCCAATAATTCAAACAACTCGTCGCCTCCCTCCGACAACAATTCGTCCAACAATTCAAACAACAACAATTCGGGTAACTCATCATCTTCCAATAGCTCAAACAACTCGGATAACTCAACGGATAATTCATCGTCTTCCAACAACTCGAAAAACTCGCCTCCTTCCAACAACAACTCGAACAATTCCAACGACAACTCCAGCAAttccaacaattccaacaacaatTCAAATGGAAACTCAAGCGGCAATTCCAACTCAAACGGCAACTCAAATGACTCAGACAACAAAAATAACAACTCAAACAGCTCAGACAACAAAAATAACAACAACTCAAACAGCTCAGACAACaaaaataacaacaacaacaacaacaactcaAAGAACAACAACTCGAACAATAACTCCAATTCCCATAAATCCCCCCCACAAAACTCCAACTCCCAAAAATCTCCCTCTTCCCAGAACAATGGAGGGCAAAATGACTCTCAGTCTCCACCCAAATCATCTCAAGGGAATTGGTCACCGAAATCGTCTGAGAATTGGTCACCCCCAGCACTTGGATCATCAAGCAAGTCACATCGCTCATCATCGTCGGACAATGATGGATCGCCGCCAACTTCGCACTCAGGAAGCTCTATGCCTATAATCGTAGGAGTTGTAGCTGTAGCAGGGGTGTTGTTGCTTGTCTTTATTTTGCTTTTCTTGGCTTGCTctaagagaaggaagaagagacaGACTGCTTCCCACCTCATGGAGAACCCTGATCCATATCGTCCAAATG GAAGTGGTGAATATTGGCAAGGTGGACCTAAAAGCTCCGAGCACGTTCTTAATATGCCTCCTTCTGGCCGTGCTCCCAATGGAGGTTGGACTATGACATCCGGTGGAGCACCCCCCATGATGAGTGGCGATATGAGCTCGTCCAACTTCTCCGGTCCACATGGTCCCCCTCTGCCACCTCCACACCCTAATGTGGCATTCGGGTTCAACAAGAGCACCTTCACCTATGAAGAGTTGGCGGCTGCAACCTCAGGGTTTGCGCAAGCCAAGCTAATAGGCCAAGGTGGCTTTGGGTACGTGCACAAAGGGGTGTTGCCAAATGGAAAGGAAATTGCCGTTAAGAGCCTCAAAGCGGGTAGCGGACAAGGTGACCGTGAATTTGCAGCCGAGGTTGAGATCATTAGCCGTGTTCATCATCGCCACCTTGTGTCGCTTGTTGGGTACTGCCTTGCAGGAGAGCGAAAGCTGTTGGTGTATGAATTTATTGCTAATAACAACCTCGAGTTCCACCTTCACA GCGCGGATCGGCCACCCTTGGAATGGGCCAACAGGGTCAAAATCGCGTTGGGATCGGCTAAAGGGCTTGCTTACTTGCATGAAGACT GTCACCCAAAGATTATCCACCGTGACATTAAAGCTGCAAATATTCTGATTGACTATAGTTTCGAAGCTAAG GTGGCAGATTTTGGACTAGCAAAGCTAAACCAGGAAAATGTCACCCATGTATCAACTCGTGTCATGGGAACATTTGG GTACTTGGCTCCTGAGTACGCATCGAGTGGTAAGCTGACCGAGAAGTCTGACGTCTTCTCTTTTGGTATTATGCTCCTGGAGCTCATCACTGGACGCCGCCCTGTGGACTTGTCTGGGGAATACGAGGAAGATACCTTAGTAGACTGG GCAAGGCCTCTCTGCATGAAAGCAATAGATACTGGGGACTATTCTGAATTGTTGGATCGACGACTAGAGAACAATTACAACCAGGAACAGGTAGCACGCATGGTGGCTTGTGCGGCTGCGAGTGTTCGACACTCTGCGAAGAAGCGTCCGAAAATGAGCCAG ATTGTTCGTGCATTGGAAGGCGACGTCTCAATGGAAGACTTGCACGAGGGGATTAAAGGACAATTGGGGTCGTCTGGCTCTCCTAGTATGGCTTCCTCCGAGTTTGAAGCTGATTCGTATAACGCGAAAATGAAAGGGCTTAGGAAGCCGGCGTTGATGGACAGCACAGATTATCCAAGCAGCGAGTACGGTGCTACAAGCGA GTAG